One Solanum lycopersicum chromosome 4, SLM_r2.1 DNA window includes the following coding sequences:
- the LOC138348058 gene encoding uncharacterized protein — translation MKAQALADHLAENPIDEEYEPLKTYFPDEEISCIDEVIHDNDQGWKLFFDGASNSKGVGIGAVLMSELGEYYPISAQLRFYCTNNMSEYEACILGLRLAVDMGIQELLVLGDSDLLVHQIQGEWETRDPKLIPYQHCLQGLCQ, via the coding sequence ATGAAAGCTCAAGCATTGGCAGATCATTTGGCAGAGAACCCtattgatgaagaatatgaaccGCTTAAAACCTATTTTCCAGATGAAGAGATATCTTGTATCGATGAAGTTATTCACGATAACGATCAAGGTTGGAAGTTATTCTTTGATGGTGCCTCTAACAGTAAAGGAGTTGGAATAGGAGCTGTTCTTATGTCTGAATTAGGGGAATATTACCCTATATCAGCCCAACTTAGATTCTATTGTACTAATAATATGTCTGAGTACGAAGCGTGCATTTTGGGTCTGAGGTTAGCTGTTGACATGGGCATCCAAGAATTGTTAGTGTTAGGAGACTCAGACTTActagttcatcaaattcaaggagaatgggaaaCTCGAGACCCAAAGCTGATACCATATCAACATTGTTTACAAGGTCTTTGTCAATGA
- the LOC104646849 gene encoding uncharacterized protein: MAPRDGNESDNDEEIQNQMTSQETGTTEEIRVLRQQMAEMYEAWMSGQPPPSSIRDYFNTNMSHPIQVSTSDPIYPPGFDPYANTSNVAGTSMARPSNTPVISNPLFVSIAPTNSIPQPTMMPKSNSDPPPKVRREQSYTLEETIKIPSSHPHIHQYSSPVEIERMVKNEEHEEMTKKMKSLEQSIRDMQGLGGHKGISFSDLCMFPHVHLPAGFKTPKFEKYDGHGDPIAHLKRYCNQLRGAEGKEELLMTYFGQSLIGIASEWFIDQDITNWHTWDDLARCFVQQFQYNIDIVPDRSSLDNMRKKTTENFCEYATRWREQAARVKPPMKESEMIDIFLQAQEPDYFHYLLSAVGKTFAEVIKVGEMVENGIKSGKIVSQAALKATTQMLQNGSRNIGGKKRREDVGAIVSAPRTHVQGNSSQHYFPSQAPQYSVPYTPYHVFNAQPIAPPSYPQWRAATPQNHPPPPQVHQNIARIPFLPRPQYKKGNGVKGEFTPIGESYASLFQKLRTLNVLSPIERKMSNPPPRNLDYSKHCAYCSNAPGHNIERYWYLKRAIQDLIDSNRIIVESLSGPNINRNPLPRHTETNMLEMMKGHEDFASLYKPILRVGTGIEKSANVVDLKKMMPLGAESVLEKLSPSNTPILTVKGALEDVWASPSKAKSYVPKGPNKPILIVRGSHIPRVIIRPVPQLPMTNPKAVPWNYEPTVVTYKGKEIDEEIDEVGGITRSGRCYVPMELRKTKNDQTQIKSLVTEGEAEEFLRKMKLSDYSVVEQLRKTPAQISLLSLLIHSDEHRKAVMKILNEAHVPSKVTVSQLEKITGRIFEVNRITFSDDELPKEGTGHNQGLHITVKCELSYVARVLIDGGSGANICPLSTLQKLNVSAERVRPNNVCVRAFDGSKTDVIGEIELVLTIWPVDFVVNFQVLDINASYNLLLGGGHGCIGLEQSPVTLHQMIKFEHDRQEVIVHGEGDLSIYKDSSFPFIDADNENEALVYQASEVVFIEHVPEGSVIPKPNMSIASVMVVNELLKHGFEPGKGLGICLQGRAYPVSLPKSIGTFGLGYQPRVEDKMKAKKQKRDVWSLTKPIQSIYKSFIKARATESYQSYFPEPVMKVSEEMINYFQDLFVEVDMVELGEGTSDRDVQFIGPDVNLTNWEATPLPVKDESCSFYADSSDMTCMQNFSPDLNIQSNLRPNIEIISEEIEHDEDRVFEEVRRDFNHFENKSNPNMSETETINLGDQEIIKETKISVHVRHQKDDIIQALFDYKDVFASSYDDMPGLSTDMVVHKLPIDPNFPPIKQKLRKLKTDMSVIIKEEITKQLEAKVIQVSQYPSWLANIVPVPKKDGKVRMCVDYRDLNKASPKDDFPLPNIHILLDNCAKHEVAPFVDCYAGYHQIIMNDEDAEKTSFITPWGTYCYRVMPFGLKNARATYMRAMTTMFHDMMHREIEVYVDDVIIKSEKQSDHVKDLRRFFERLRRYNLKLNPAKCVFGVPSGKLLGFIVSRRGIELDPSKIKAIQELPPPKNKTEVMSLLGRLNYISRFIAQLTTTCEPIFKLLKKNAIGEWTEECRQTFEKIKSYLSNPPVLVPPEPGRPLILYMSVLDNSFGCVLGQHDDTGKKERAIYYLNKKFTVYEAKYTILERTCCALTLVAQKLKHYLSSYTTYLISRMDPLKYIFQKPLHTGRLAK; the protein is encoded by the exons ATGGCCCCCAGAGACGGAAATGAATCGGACAATGATGAGGAGATCCAAAACCAGATGACTTCACAAGAAACAGGGACAACAGAAGAGATAAGGGTGTTAAGACAACAAATGGCAGAGATGTACGAGGCTTGGATGAGTGGACAACCTCCACCATCTTCAATCCGAgactattttaatacaaatatgtctCACCCTATCCAGGTGTCGACAAGCGATCCGATATATCCCCCTGGATTCGACCCCTATGCTAACACATCCAATGTCGCTGGAACTTCTATGGCACGCCCTTCGAATACGCCTGTAATAAGTAATCCACTTTTCGTGTCAATTGCCCCGACTAACAGCATCCCGCAGCCAACGATGATGCCCAAATCCAACAGCGATCCTCCGCCCAAAGTTCGGCGTGAGCAGAGTTACACTCTTGAAGAGACCATTAAAATTCCAAGTTCTCATCCCCACATTCATCAATATAGTTCCCCTGTTGAAATTGAGAGGATGGTCAAGAatgaggaacatgaagaaatgactaagaaaatgaagagtttggaaCAGAGTATAAGAGATATGCAAGGACTAGGAGGCCACAAAGGCATCTCGTTCAGTGACTTGTGTATGTTTCCTCACGTCCATTTGCCTGCTGGTTTTAAAACtccaaagtttgaaaaatacgATGGTCACGGAGACCCCATAGCTCATCTAAAGAGATATTGCAACCAATTGAGGGGTGCAGAGGGAAAAGAAGAGTTACTTATGACCTATTTTGGGCAAAGCTTAATAGGGATTGCATCTGAATGGTTCATAGATCAGGATATCACCAACTGGCACACATGGGATGATTTGGCTCGATGTTTTGTACAACAATTCcaatataatattgacattGTTCCAGATCGCTCCTCGTTAGACAACATGAGAAAAAAGACCACGGAAAATTTTTGTGAATATGCTACCAGATGGAGGGAACAAGCTGCTAGGGTTAAACCACCGATGAAGGAGTCAGAGATGATTGACATTTTTCTCCAGGcgcaagaacctgattacttTCACTATCTGCTTTCTGCCGTAGGGAAGACATTCGCTGAAGTTATTAAGGTAGGGGAAATGGTGGAAAATGGCATCAAGTCTGGAAAGATTGTAAGTCAAGCTGCCTTAAAAGCCACAACACAAATGCTTCAAAATGGTTCTAGAAATATTGGAGGGAAGAAGAGAAGGGAGGATGTGGGCGCTATTGTATCAGCGCCTAGAACTCATGTCCAAGGTAATTCCTCACAACACTATTTTCCTTCCCAAGCTCCACAATATTCTGTCCCATACACTccatatcatgtttttaatgCACAACCAATTGCACCCCCTTCTTATCCACAATGGCGTGCAGCAACTCCACAAAATCATCCACCACCCCCAcaagttcatcaaaatattGCTAGAATTCCTTTCCTTCCTAGACCACAATACAAAAAGGGAAATGGCGTTAAAGGTGAGTTCACTCCTATTGGGGAGTCGTATGCTAGCTTGTTCCAAAAATTAAGGACATTGAATGTTTTAAGTCCTATTGAGAGAAAGATGTCGAATCCTCCCCCGAGAAATTTGGATTATTCTAAACATTGCGCATATTGTTCTAATGCCCCAGGGCACAACATAGAGAGATATTGGTATTTGAAAAGGGCCATTCAGGATTTGATCGATTCTAATCGAATTATAGTTGAAAGTCTGAGTGGACCCAACATCAATCGAAATCCATTGCCGAGGCATACTGAAACAAACATGCTAGAAATGATGAAGGGTCATGAAGATTTTGCATCTCTGTATAAGCCAATCCTTAGGGTTGGAACTGGCATTGAGAAGTCAGCAAATGttgttgatttaaaaaaaatgatgccTTTAGGGGCGGAAAGTGTGTTAGAAAAGTTGAGTCCATCAAACACACCCATCTTAACTGTGAAAGGAGCCCTTGAAGATGTTTGGGCAAGCCCGAGTAAGGCAAAATCGTATGTTCCAAAAGGGCCAAACAAGCCTATCTTGATCGTGCGAGGGTCCCATATTCCTCGTGTGATTATCAGGCCAGTACCCCAGCTCCCAATGACTAACCCCAAAGCTGTTCCTTGGAATTATGAGCCTACTGTCGTGACATACAAGGGAAAAGAAATAGatgaagaaatagatgaagTGGGAGGAATAACCCGTTCAGGAAGATGTTATGTCCCGATGGAattaaggaaaactaaaaatGACCAAACACAAATAAAGAGTCTGGTCACTGAAGGAGAGGCAGAGGAATTCCTAAGGAAGATGAAACTATCAGACTACTCCGTGGTggaacaattaagaaaaactcCAGCCCAAATCTCTTTGTTGTCTTTGCTAATACATTCTGATGAACATCGTAAGgctgtaatgaaaattttgaatgaagcaCATGTTCCTAGTAAAGTTACAGTGAGTCAGTTAGAGAAGATTACTGGGAGAATATTTGAGGTAAACCGCATCACCTTTTCAGATGATGAACTACCCAAAGAAGGTACAGGACATAACCAAGGCCTACATATCACTGTAAAGTGTGAGCTTTCATATGTCGCTCGAGTTCTAATTGATGGAGGATCTGGAGCAAATATTTGTCCTTTATCAACTCTACAGAAATTGAATGTTAGTGCTGAAAGGGTCCGACCTAACAATGTATGTGTTAGAGCTTTTGATGGGTCAAAAACAGATGTTATTGGTGAGATAGAGCTCGTACTAACCATATGGCCTGTGGATTTTGTTGTGAATTTTCAAGTGTTGGATATCAACGCATCCTACAATCTATTGTTGGGGGGAGGCCATGGGTGCATAGGGCTGGAGCAGTCTCCCGTAACGTTGCATCAAATGATTAAGTTTGAACACGACCGACAAGAGGTAATTGTTCATGGTGAGGGGGATTTGTCAATCTACAAAGACTCTTCCTTCCCTTTTATCGATGCGGATAATGAGAATGAGGCACTAGTTTATCAAGCTTCTGAGGTAGTGTTTATTGAGCATGTCCCCGAGGGGAGTGTCATTCCAAAACCAAATATGTCCATCGCGTCTGTAATGGTGGTGAATGAATTGCTGAAACATGGGTTTGAGCCGGGCAAAGGCTTAGGAATCTGCTTGCAAGGAAGAGCTTATCCTGTGAGTCTACCAAAGAGCATCGGTACTTTTGGCTTAGGCTACCAACCTAGAGTCGAGGACAAAATGAAGGCAAAGAAGCAGAAGAGAGATGTATGGTCACTTACCAAGCCTATACAATCAATCTACAAATCTTTCATCAAAGCCCGCGCAACAGAATCTTATCAATCATATTTTCCAGAGCCAGTAATGAAAGTTAGCGAAGAAATGATCaactattttcaagatttatttgtcgAGGTTGATATGGTGGAACTTGGAGAAGGCACTAGCGACAGAGATGTGCAATTCATTGGTCCAGATGTCAATCTAACCAATTGGGAGGCCACCCCTCTCCCCGTTAAAGATGAGTCTTG TTCTTTCTATGCCGATTCTAGTGATATGACATGCATGCAGAATTTTTCGCCAGATCTTAATATCCAATCTAATCTTCGAcctaatattgaaataataagtgAAGAAATCGAACATGATGAAGACAGAGTATTTGAAGAAGTAAGGAGggatttcaatcattttgaaaataagtcaaatccaAACATGAGTGAAACTGAGACGATAAATTTGGGGGATCAAGAAATTATTAAGGAGACTAAGATAAGTGTACATGTTCGACATCAAAAGGACGATATAATCCAGGCCCTGTTTGATTACAAAGATGTTTTTGCGTCAtcttatgatgacatgcctGGATTAAGCACGGACATGGTTGTTCACAAGTTGCCAATTGATCCTAATTTTCCTCCGATAAAGCAGAAGTTGAGAAAACTCAAAACCGACATGAGTGTAATAATTAAAGAGGAGATCACAAAACAACTTGAGGCCAAAGTCATTCAAGTCTCTCAATATCCTTCTTGGTTAGCCAATATCGTACCTGTCCCTAAGAAAGATGGCAAAGTTCGAATGTGTGTTGATTATCGTGATTTGAATAAGGCAAGTCCAAAAGATGATTTTCCTTTGCCTAACATCCATattttattggataattgtGCTAAACATGAGGTTGCACCTTTTGTGGATTGTTATGCGGGCTACCATCAGATTATTATGAATGATGAAGATGCagaaaaaacatcttttatcaCTCCATGGGGTACATATTGTTATCGTGTTAtgccttttggattaaaaaatgcaAGGGCAACTTATATGAGAGCAATGACAACCATGTTTCACGATATGATGCATAGAGAAATcgaagtttatgtggatgatgttaTCATTAAATCTGAAAAACAGTCAGATCATGTGAAAGACTTAAGGAGATTCTTCGAAAGGCTCCGCAGGTACAATCTCAAGCTTAATCCTGCAAAATGTGTATTTGGAGTACCATCGGGGAAGCTTTTGGGGTTTATAGTCAGTCGAAGAGGTATCGAGTTGGATCCTTCAAAGATTAAAGCAATCCAAGAATTGCCACCTCCAAAGAACAAAACTGAGGTTATGAGCCTTCTAGGAAGGTTAAACTACATCAGCAGATTCATTGCTCAACTCACAACAACTTGTGAGCCTATCTTtaagttgttgaaaaagaatGCCATAGGCGAGTGGACCGAAGAATGTCGacaaacttttgaaaaaattaagagtTACCTATCAAATCCCCCTGTGTTGGTTCCTCCCGAGCCGGGAAGACctttgatattgtatatgtcagtacttgataattcttttggttgCGTACTGGGTCAGCATGATGACACTGGGAAGAAAGAGCGGGCCATTTATTACCTCAACAAGAAATTTACCGTTTACGAAGCAAAGTATACCATTCTTGAAAGAACGTGTTGTGCCCTAACTTTGGTAGCACAGAAGTTGAAACATTATCTTTCGTCTTATACTACTTATCTCATCTCTCGTATGGATccgttgaaatatatttttcaaaagcccTTGCACACAGGCAGGCTTGCGAAATGA